A single region of the Mesotoga sp. BH458_6_3_2_1 genome encodes:
- a CDS encoding ABC transporter substrate-binding protein has protein sequence MKKVIIVFLLLFLTVISFGVNYINPVGPTLIPIAELLSSNISEEIPGLEVNLWRSVDEAISLLVTEQAQISLLPVTVGVKLAASGVDIKLAAVSMWNGFYFMSLEKGIVIIDDLVGTEVYTLQAPGQTADTILRGALESKGYEVGRDVTVVYVGGAEAVQLLASGKAKVILVPEPFASLAETRVQGVIRSMPIEDLWSSFNDEKIRIPTSGIFVSGSLDRGVVESFLLLYQQSMNLSIANREKTAQIVSEKMGGFPIPVLHKAMDTAGFLFLTAEEAKKETVIYLEKLRELNPELTGDVDLDALFF, from the coding sequence ATGAAAAAAGTCATAATTGTATTCTTGTTGCTGTTCCTTACCGTAATTTCTTTCGGGGTAAATTACATCAATCCAGTCGGTCCCACACTTATTCCGATCGCAGAATTGCTGTCTTCAAACATCTCCGAAGAAATACCCGGCCTCGAAGTGAATCTTTGGAGAAGCGTTGACGAGGCAATATCCTTGTTGGTGACTGAACAGGCTCAGATCAGCCTTCTTCCCGTCACCGTTGGGGTCAAACTTGCGGCGTCAGGGGTAGACATAAAACTCGCCGCAGTTAGCATGTGGAACGGCTTTTATTTCATGTCTTTGGAAAAGGGAATAGTCATAATAGATGATCTAGTTGGCACCGAAGTCTACACGCTTCAAGCTCCGGGTCAGACGGCCGATACTATTCTGCGAGGCGCACTTGAATCTAAGGGATACGAAGTTGGAAGAGATGTGACAGTTGTTTACGTTGGAGGAGCAGAAGCTGTTCAACTTCTTGCAAGTGGAAAAGCAAAGGTCATCCTTGTACCTGAACCCTTTGCCTCGCTCGCCGAAACGCGTGTGCAGGGAGTTATAAGATCCATGCCTATCGAAGATCTATGGAGCAGTTTCAATGATGAGAAAATCAGGATCCCTACTTCGGGAATATTTGTGAGCGGTAGTCTGGATAGAGGAGTTGTAGAGTCATTCTTGCTCCTGTACCAGCAGTCTATGAACCTCTCTATAGCTAACCGGGAGAAGACTGCACAGATTGTATCGGAAAAGATGGGCGGATTTCCAATTCCCGTATTGCATAAGGCAATGGACACGGCAGGTTTTCTCTTCCTAACCGCTGAAGAGGCAAAGAAAGAAACCGTCATCTATCTTGAAAAGCTTCGGGAACTGAATCCCGAACTGACAGGTGATGTTGACCTAGATGCTCTCTTCTTCTAA
- a CDS encoding DUF177 domain-containing protein, translating to MSKVYELIVDLNSFEFNKTIDVVLDPDFTEELRLSGQVNVHVELFKDKDSIIVTGSVGTVIEDNCARCLKEVSIPIEGTIEATYVHKDSLPLMKEGTSDDLENFLQFEGDLLDLSERVIEAIIVEVPQKVLCRKDCAGLCPYCGANLNEEPNHSCQKKEELPDGWHKAVSELKSKLKS from the coding sequence ATGTCAAAAGTTTATGAATTGATCGTTGATCTGAATAGTTTTGAGTTCAACAAGACTATAGACGTAGTACTAGATCCTGACTTCACCGAAGAGCTAAGACTTTCAGGTCAGGTGAACGTTCACGTTGAGTTATTCAAAGACAAAGATTCGATTATTGTGACAGGTTCAGTTGGGACGGTTATCGAAGACAATTGCGCTCGATGCTTGAAGGAAGTGTCAATTCCTATTGAAGGGACAATCGAGGCCACCTATGTTCATAAGGATTCTCTTCCACTTATGAAAGAGGGAACAAGCGATGATCTGGAGAATTTTCTGCAGTTTGAAGGAGATCTTCTGGACTTGTCAGAACGCGTTATAGAGGCTATAATTGTTGAGGTTCCTCAGAAGGTTCTCTGCAGGAAAGATTGCGCGGGACTTTGCCCGTATTGCGGAGCAAATCTAAATGAGGAGCCAAATCACTCGTGCCAGAAGAAGGAAGAACTTCCCGATGGCTGGCACAAAGCGGTGTCTGAGCTCAAATCGAAATTGAAGAGTTAG
- a CDS encoding peptidoglycan DD-metalloendopeptidase family protein, protein MKKVALLFLLVPVFLLFTGCDSPFITRDDFLARMDSIEQKIDSLTLGQRKIVQLEDAVQELAFRINFVQAIEPTYAGYEELEALRAELQIIKNMLAESVIDSASSAAIVKTLYDKIDGVLTGSVENDIITREIDDLNRKVQALESLNSSRYSELVQRISEVGSYDSSIDEAKYDELLQRIEEIKNAETVIVQQEPENTDGRYDELVQKIEELSARTDTSVVDSVKYDSLARRLAELEQTVGSSVIDAEVFNEFVSRIEEMDSRTRELASNLEAIEQQEEPEQREFVTMTTFLGEISDIRSRLGAAAYETIEPTSYVSYVVKSGDSLWSISQAYGVTVEQLKVMNTDVKNWDLIYRGDEIKIPLSLDNLMAKASIATHFGLNLGVDFLVDSIESNFGSYDYGYANPGMDLTVPPGSRITAFLPGKVILSERVNDLYGEMVVVDHGNNIKTVYARLGSRTVVKGDFVRVGDTIGSASDAKGNLHFEFWKADVPVNPADIIFENVGTFEVTMYTEWDDAKNPTSPSFKMTASGDFVKGYRTVAADPSVIPLGSIVYIPFFSSSPNKGFFVVEDTGSSIRGNKIDVYTHDFDIASNFKEDLLVYVVKKP, encoded by the coding sequence TTGAAAAAAGTTGCCCTTCTATTTCTTCTTGTACCTGTTTTTTTGTTATTCACAGGGTGTGACTCACCTTTCATTACTAGGGATGACTTTCTTGCAAGGATGGATTCTATTGAACAGAAGATTGATTCTCTGACTCTAGGTCAGAGAAAGATTGTCCAACTGGAAGACGCAGTTCAAGAGCTTGCCTTCCGGATTAACTTTGTTCAAGCAATAGAGCCTACGTATGCAGGCTATGAAGAGCTCGAAGCTTTGAGAGCCGAACTTCAGATAATAAAGAATATGCTCGCCGAGTCAGTAATCGATTCAGCTTCTTCCGCTGCAATAGTTAAGACACTCTATGACAAGATTGACGGTGTTCTCACCGGCTCGGTGGAGAATGATATCATCACAAGAGAAATCGACGACCTGAACAGAAAAGTTCAGGCACTCGAGTCTCTTAATTCTTCAAGATATTCAGAACTCGTCCAGAGAATTTCTGAAGTTGGTAGTTACGATAGTTCTATCGATGAAGCGAAGTATGATGAGCTTCTTCAGAGGATTGAAGAGATCAAGAATGCCGAGACCGTTATCGTTCAGCAGGAACCGGAAAACACAGACGGCAGATACGATGAACTGGTACAGAAAATTGAGGAACTTTCTGCCAGGACGGATACTTCGGTTGTAGACAGCGTTAAGTACGATTCACTGGCAAGAAGGCTTGCCGAGTTGGAGCAGACTGTGGGTTCCTCTGTGATTGATGCAGAGGTTTTCAACGAGTTCGTTTCGAGAATTGAGGAAATGGATTCAAGAACTAGAGAGCTTGCCAGCAATCTCGAGGCAATTGAACAGCAGGAAGAGCCTGAACAGAGAGAGTTTGTTACTATGACCACTTTCCTGGGAGAGATTTCCGACATTCGAAGCAGGCTTGGAGCAGCTGCTTACGAGACCATAGAACCTACATCTTATGTATCTTACGTTGTGAAGTCGGGAGACAGTCTCTGGAGTATTTCGCAAGCTTACGGTGTGACGGTGGAGCAGCTAAAGGTTATGAATACGGATGTTAAAAACTGGGATCTAATCTACCGCGGTGACGAGATCAAGATTCCTCTTTCTCTTGACAATCTGATGGCCAAGGCATCAATTGCAACTCATTTCGGTTTGAACCTTGGAGTAGACTTTCTTGTCGATTCGATAGAGTCTAATTTCGGAAGCTATGATTACGGTTACGCCAATCCAGGTATGGACTTGACTGTACCGCCCGGATCAAGAATCACGGCTTTTCTTCCTGGAAAGGTTATTTTGTCCGAGCGTGTGAACGATCTATACGGTGAAATGGTTGTCGTAGATCACGGAAACAATATTAAGACTGTGTATGCGCGCCTTGGTAGTCGTACAGTAGTGAAAGGCGATTTTGTTCGGGTTGGAGATACAATCGGATCGGCCTCCGATGCAAAAGGAAACCTCCATTTTGAATTCTGGAAAGCTGACGTGCCGGTTAACCCTGCAGATATAATATTTGAGAACGTGGGAACTTTCGAGGTTACAATGTATACTGAATGGGATGATGCAAAGAATCCAACGTCACCTTCTTTCAAGATGACTGCAAGTGGGGATTTTGTGAAGGGATATCGAACGGTTGCTGCCGATCCCAGCGTAATTCCTCTTGGCTCGATTGTCTATATCCCGTTCTTCTCATCCTCTCCAAACAAAGGATTCTTTGTTGTTGAGGATACCGGTAGTTCTATAAGAGGTAATAAGATCGATGTTTACACCCACGATTTCGATATAGCGTCAAATTTCAAAGAAGATCTTCTGGTGTATGTGGTGAAGAAACCTTGA
- a CDS encoding ABC transporter permease, with translation MARIVSSARGWSNIAETCLKAFIGLFLALGFALVAGFLMGLLDALYDLLRPVVVILQSIPIVSWLALAIFWWGVGFTSPVNIVFLTLFPIFTINIAEGVRNVDKKLVEMARIYKLPRDIVLRKIYLSSAFPFIVSSMRVGIGIMWKSVAVAEFMVGTSGIGRAISDAKYSINIERVFAYTLILIILGILTEKLLDLIVRRGSRYAFKN, from the coding sequence TTGGCAAGGATCGTTTCAAGCGCAAGAGGCTGGTCGAATATTGCCGAGACGTGCTTAAAGGCATTTATCGGGCTATTTCTTGCTCTTGGGTTTGCTCTTGTTGCTGGATTCTTGATGGGACTGCTGGATGCTCTCTATGATCTTCTAAGACCTGTTGTCGTTATTCTTCAGTCCATACCCATAGTTTCCTGGCTTGCACTGGCAATTTTCTGGTGGGGAGTCGGTTTCACTTCTCCTGTCAATATTGTGTTCTTGACTTTGTTCCCTATCTTCACCATAAACATCGCCGAGGGAGTGAGAAATGTAGACAAGAAATTGGTAGAGATGGCGAGGATTTACAAATTGCCAAGAGATATTGTTCTCAGAAAGATCTATCTGTCCTCGGCTTTTCCTTTCATCGTATCCTCAATGAGAGTGGGAATAGGAATAATGTGGAAATCCGTCGCCGTTGCGGAGTTTATGGTAGGAACTTCGGGAATAGGGAGAGCAATATCTGATGCGAAATATTCTATCAACATCGAAAGAGTCTTCGCGTACACTTTGATTCTGATTATTCTGGGCATCTTAACTGAGAAACTTCTCGACTTGATAGTCAGAAGGGGTAGTCGTTATGCGTTTAAGAATTGA
- a CDS encoding Ig-like domain-containing protein → MNLKKFFGLAIVVTVVLISTVSCFDPTVRLLKAIHTQFVDEGSTLELDLMAYVFPVYSAEAITFEIDSEVGEIIGTKFVYSPDFDSAGVYSVELTANSNELTDNRVFAVTVVDKNRAPSIDVPDQHVEIEEELRLDLTDFSDDPDEDALAFSLISGVGEIMGNTYMFSSSDIYVGENSVTVGISDGKGGTDSTSFSITVFDSNGAPQINLPDQTIEEGENLSVDLLDFATDPDGDALTFELINGVGSVQGSIYEYSADYESAGVYGATIGVTDTKGASSSDQFQITVENVNRKPEVPTNQSPTDGETDVATGSSLKWTCSDPDGDALQYDIYLGKDQDPLLVAADIFVDNFVPGDLDPDTEYYWKVVASDGEETVESPVWKFTTVVPPVILQIIAEDDLPVAPLVVINGIERQLPVIFEGQKSEVVLMEVPEEQLYDSVLPDGDDIRLEFARWSDGEESPERSIVLGDSVDFSVSFDASYYINITHNLPVDLEIVIEGAAWYESGEKVSISAPKVDNFTFDRWIKNGEEVVGRIITVYVESPIRLYAVYKHDCP, encoded by the coding sequence ATGAATCTTAAAAAGTTTTTCGGACTTGCTATCGTTGTTACCGTAGTGCTAATCTCAACAGTATCCTGTTTTGATCCGACGGTTAGATTGCTAAAGGCAATCCATACTCAGTTTGTTGACGAAGGCAGTACTCTTGAACTTGATCTCATGGCCTACGTGTTTCCGGTTTATAGTGCTGAAGCAATTACATTTGAGATAGACAGTGAAGTTGGCGAAATAATCGGAACCAAATTTGTTTACAGCCCTGATTTCGATTCTGCTGGCGTCTACAGTGTTGAGCTTACTGCTAATAGTAACGAGCTGACTGACAACAGGGTATTCGCTGTAACCGTTGTTGATAAGAACAGAGCGCCTTCAATTGATGTGCCGGATCAGCATGTTGAGATTGAAGAAGAACTCCGGCTTGACCTAACGGACTTTTCTGATGACCCCGATGAAGATGCTCTGGCATTCTCTCTCATTAGTGGAGTCGGAGAAATCATGGGAAATACATATATGTTCAGTTCAAGTGACATATATGTTGGAGAGAATAGCGTCACTGTTGGTATTAGCGACGGCAAGGGCGGGACTGATAGTACATCATTTTCCATAACCGTTTTTGACTCGAATGGAGCGCCGCAAATCAATCTACCAGATCAAACCATTGAGGAAGGCGAAAATCTGTCAGTCGATCTTCTAGACTTCGCAACAGACCCTGATGGTGACGCACTCACTTTTGAATTGATAAATGGTGTGGGATCTGTACAAGGGAGCATCTACGAGTACTCAGCAGATTACGAAAGTGCTGGAGTGTATGGGGCGACAATTGGAGTAACTGATACGAAAGGCGCATCAAGCTCCGATCAGTTCCAGATTACTGTTGAGAATGTGAACAGGAAGCCAGAAGTTCCTACAAACCAATCACCGACAGATGGCGAGACAGATGTTGCAACCGGCTCTTCTCTGAAATGGACTTGCAGTGATCCGGATGGCGATGCTCTTCAGTACGATATCTACCTGGGTAAAGATCAAGATCCACTTTTAGTTGCCGCAGATATTTTTGTAGACAACTTCGTTCCCGGTGACCTTGACCCAGATACTGAGTACTATTGGAAAGTCGTTGCATCAGATGGAGAGGAGACCGTCGAGAGTCCTGTCTGGAAATTCACCACCGTGGTGCCTCCAGTTATACTTCAAATCATTGCAGAGGATGATCTTCCGGTGGCACCTCTAGTAGTCATAAATGGAATTGAGCGCCAATTGCCTGTAATCTTTGAGGGTCAGAAGAGTGAAGTTGTCCTGATGGAGGTTCCAGAAGAGCAGCTTTATGACTCGGTCTTACCAGATGGTGATGATATTAGATTGGAATTTGCCAGATGGAGTGATGGTGAAGAGAGCCCTGAGCGATCAATTGTCCTTGGAGATTCAGTTGATTTCTCTGTTAGTTTCGATGCGAGCTATTACATAAATATTACTCACAACCTTCCTGTAGATCTCGAAATCGTAATTGAAGGTGCCGCCTGGTATGAATCAGGTGAAAAAGTGTCCATAAGCGCTCCAAAAGTTGATAACTTCACCTTCGACAGATGGATTAAGAACGGAGAAGAGGTTGTAGGAAGAATTATCACGGTCTATGTAGAAAGTCCAATCAGGCTTTATGCAGTGTACAAGCACGATTGTCCATAG
- a CDS encoding HU family DNA-binding protein: MNKKELIAEIAEKTGVTKKDAGKTLDTVIEIIEKTLSKGDVVRLVGFGTFMVASRKARKGVNPRTKKPITIPGGKVPKFVPGKELKEKVK, translated from the coding sequence ATGAACAAAAAAGAACTCATCGCTGAAATCGCTGAGAAAACGGGTGTTACTAAGAAGGATGCTGGAAAAACCCTGGACACGGTGATCGAGATTATTGAAAAGACACTGTCTAAGGGTGACGTTGTGAGACTGGTTGGCTTTGGCACATTTATGGTAGCTTCAAGAAAGGCCAGAAAGGGTGTCAATCCTAGAACCAAGAAACCCATCACGATTCCGGGTGGAAAAGTTCCTAAGTTTGTACCTGGAAAGGAACTGAAGGAAAAGGTAAAATAG
- a CDS encoding YncE family protein, whose amino-acid sequence MKRSPILFLLFIGIIAVTASGTITLGQRYPLGIMPSGLKKVENSSGTYFVTLVKGDSELVVFDTSFRPLTIFDSMRNDGINDLIYRDGKLYCFGFYSGRVIVVDVSGHPSKWKKMDEIPTSSRLVTGSFIDGKVGMLTNDYEFLVLDIDKREILKRENLPVIGLSVAEDAKNFFVSLFHNYNMLTRSHETEKGLLVFDEWGNLVKEVNIGKRPSYILLEDNRVFLVSYVEETLEVLSKSDFSQIQTIKLGRYPNFPTIHDGKIWLALTGEDQIMAIDLSSYQSKYFDLVGRGPIKVVHNGDRIYVLETITGTLEVLDSRGNTIEYVELDGYPVDIVFSGKEVAVLLQEDWQTGKNTGALQLIRH is encoded by the coding sequence TTGAAAAGATCACCGATTCTTTTTCTCCTATTCATTGGAATAATAGCAGTTACAGCATCCGGAACAATCACCCTTGGTCAGCGATATCCTCTTGGTATCATGCCTTCGGGACTTAAGAAGGTTGAGAATAGCAGCGGTACGTACTTCGTAACCCTTGTAAAAGGTGACTCGGAACTAGTTGTTTTTGATACAAGTTTCAGACCCCTGACTATTTTCGACTCCATGAGAAACGATGGGATAAATGATCTCATCTACAGGGATGGGAAGTTATATTGCTTTGGATTCTACAGTGGGAGAGTGATTGTTGTTGACGTTTCCGGTCACCCCAGCAAATGGAAGAAGATGGACGAGATTCCAACTTCCAGCAGACTGGTAACCGGTTCTTTTATTGACGGCAAAGTCGGAATGTTGACTAATGATTACGAGTTTCTTGTGCTTGATATCGACAAACGAGAGATTCTCAAGAGGGAAAATCTGCCAGTAATCGGACTGTCGGTTGCCGAGGATGCAAAGAATTTCTTCGTCTCGCTCTTTCACAATTACAACATGCTGACGCGCTCTCATGAAACAGAGAAGGGACTATTAGTCTTTGATGAATGGGGCAACTTGGTGAAGGAAGTGAATATCGGAAAGAGGCCCTCCTACATTCTCTTGGAAGACAATAGGGTCTTTCTTGTATCATATGTTGAAGAGACTCTGGAAGTCCTTTCAAAAAGTGATTTTTCTCAGATTCAGACAATCAAGCTTGGAAGATATCCGAACTTTCCGACAATTCATGATGGAAAGATCTGGCTTGCCTTGACCGGTGAAGACCAGATTATGGCGATAGACTTATCGAGCTACCAATCGAAGTATTTTGATCTTGTGGGGCGAGGTCCAATAAAGGTTGTTCACAATGGAGATAGAATTTACGTTCTTGAGACTATTACTGGAACACTAGAGGTTTTGGATAGTAGGGGAAATACGATAGAATATGTAGAGTTAGATGGTTATCCGGTTGACATTGTTTTCAGTGGGAAGGAAGTTGCTGTTTTACTTCAAGAAGACTGGCAGACCGGCAAGAATACAGGAGCGCTTCAGCTAATCAGGCATTGA
- the rpmF gene encoding 50S ribosomal protein L32 — MAVPKQKRSRSRTHLKRVKMYSPIKVAVSTCPNCGEPKQPHRVCLHCGFYGGRQILEIGE; from the coding sequence GTGGCCGTTCCAAAGCAAAAAAGAAGCAGAAGCAGAACCCACTTGAAACGCGTAAAGATGTATAGCCCGATCAAGGTTGCTGTTTCTACATGTCCAAACTGTGGAGAACCAAAACAACCACACAGAGTTTGTTTGCATTGTGGTTTTTACGGAGGAAGACAGATTCTTGAGATCGGTGAGTAG
- the plsX gene encoding phosphate acyltransferase PlsX, with the protein MKIALDAYGGDSAPEVNIDGSLLALKEFQDLEIVLVGREEELKLLLKRTPETSRISIVDAREVFPMSEKPSLLLRKKDTSLYKAALQVKEGKVDALVSAGNTGGVLAAALFVVGRIKGVDRGAIAVLIPSKNGFTVLIDAGANAEVRAEHLRDFGTMGYEYANLLGRDSPRVGLLNVGEEQEKGTELTKLAYEYLENELGTNFIGNVEGRDINYGDVDVVVCSGFDGNIAMKAMEGTGKLISETLKREIKNSGLFGLIGALFLKRALGRLKKAMDPSEYGGAFVLGVKGAVVKAHGNSNALAIKNAIRVAYQGVNGGLVKNLENKLGGK; encoded by the coding sequence ATAAAGATTGCCCTCGATGCTTATGGTGGAGACAGTGCCCCAGAAGTCAACATAGATGGCTCTCTTCTTGCTCTTAAGGAGTTTCAGGATCTCGAGATAGTTCTGGTCGGCAGAGAAGAAGAACTGAAGCTTCTGCTGAAAAGGACTCCAGAGACCTCAAGAATTTCAATAGTTGATGCAAGAGAGGTTTTTCCGATGTCGGAGAAGCCTTCTCTTTTGTTGAGAAAGAAAGACACTTCCCTATACAAAGCCGCCCTGCAAGTGAAGGAAGGAAAAGTCGATGCTCTTGTATCAGCAGGTAACACAGGCGGAGTTCTTGCTGCGGCACTATTTGTTGTTGGCAGGATAAAGGGTGTCGATCGCGGTGCCATTGCTGTTCTTATTCCTTCTAAGAACGGTTTTACCGTACTCATTGATGCAGGCGCAAATGCGGAGGTCAGAGCAGAACATCTGCGCGATTTTGGCACGATGGGCTATGAATATGCTAATCTTCTTGGAAGAGATAGCCCCAGAGTCGGTCTACTCAATGTAGGAGAAGAGCAGGAAAAGGGTACAGAACTGACGAAACTGGCTTATGAATACTTGGAAAACGAGTTAGGAACCAATTTCATTGGAAATGTTGAGGGCAGAGATATAAATTATGGCGACGTTGATGTAGTTGTCTGCAGTGGATTCGACGGAAACATTGCAATGAAAGCAATGGAAGGAACGGGGAAGTTGATTTCCGAGACTCTTAAGAGAGAGATCAAGAATAGCGGCCTATTTGGTCTTATTGGTGCTCTTTTTCTTAAGCGAGCACTGGGAAGACTTAAGAAGGCAATGGATCCAAGTGAATACGGCGGGGCCTTCGTTCTCGGAGTTAAAGGGGCTGTCGTTAAAGCTCACGGAAATTCAAACGCTCTCGCGATAAAGAATGCGATCAGAGTAGCGTATCAAGGGGTTAATGGTGGCCTAGTCAAGAACCTTGAAAACAAGCTTGGGGGAAAGTAG
- a CDS encoding DUF881 domain-containing protein — protein sequence MKSLKGIWVLLIVFVIIVALGAFFNIYFLKQFGDQMISSLSTKEIENKLQIMSERLSQLNLNLDSLSSIEVRSDLSGIISDFEVIVSAMNSASNSMSSSAVVDSLTKLSADVKNIQNAIGSLDKGDSIDYSSQIEGIRGKIVSLEWQVEDLKTLLETSTVDLKKSVESVRASSSSANESFDEEVGKGVRIRIESGFKGSSILHDSDILMILNELYALRATKISLNGKRIMPYTYVRCVGATVIIDDVPTQISPIVIEVLGDYDYLVSGLGLLKEFFKGREIEVTFLPLEFITIPAGGG from the coding sequence GTGAAAAGCTTGAAAGGAATCTGGGTTCTTCTTATTGTCTTTGTTATTATCGTGGCTTTGGGTGCTTTCTTCAACATCTACTTTCTTAAGCAGTTTGGCGATCAGATGATCTCGAGCCTCAGCACCAAGGAAATCGAAAACAAACTTCAAATCATGTCAGAAAGGCTTTCCCAACTCAATCTCAATCTCGATTCACTTTCATCAATCGAGGTGAGAAGTGATCTCTCGGGAATCATCTCGGATTTCGAAGTAATCGTTTCAGCGATGAATTCAGCGTCAAATTCCATGAGTAGTTCTGCTGTTGTCGATTCACTTACGAAATTGTCCGCAGATGTCAAGAACATTCAAAATGCTATTGGCTCGCTCGATAAGGGAGATAGTATTGATTACTCATCTCAGATAGAAGGGATTAGGGGGAAAATCGTCTCGCTTGAATGGCAGGTAGAAGATTTGAAGACATTGCTCGAAACAAGTACAGTTGATCTGAAGAAATCTGTAGAGAGCGTGAGAGCTTCGTCAAGTTCTGCAAATGAGTCTTTCGATGAAGAAGTTGGAAAAGGTGTTCGGATTAGAATAGAATCGGGCTTTAAAGGGAGCAGCATACTTCACGACAGTGATATTCTCATGATATTGAATGAACTTTATGCCTTGAGGGCGACTAAGATCTCACTAAACGGGAAGAGAATAATGCCATATACTTACGTGCGTTGCGTAGGAGCAACTGTTATAATTGATGATGTCCCTACACAAATTTCGCCTATTGTTATTGAAGTGTTGGGCGATTACGATTATTTGGTTTCCGGTCTGGGTCTCTTGAAGGAGTTTTTTAAGGGCAGAGAAATTGAAGTGACTTTTCTGCCACTTGAATTCATTACCATTCCCGCGGGAGGGGGTTGA
- a CDS encoding ABC transporter ATP-binding protein, producing the protein MRLRIENLHKGFDGEKIIDGLSYSLEGNFFLTILGSSGSGKTTLLRIISGILKPERGTVDVHSERLGFVFQDDRLVPWLTAAQNISIVAPESNPVEFLSFVGLKGQGDKYPSQLSGGMRRRLNIARALAFNPDLILMDEPFGSLDIVIKDSLIDDIQKIWIDRKISVIMVTHDPSEAARLSTDIMLVRDKFSKIESIHLGNPVERSPDEKDKIARDLLSRMKESSSFVQ; encoded by the coding sequence ATGCGTTTAAGAATTGAGAACCTTCATAAAGGATTCGATGGCGAAAAGATAATTGACGGCCTGAGCTATTCGCTGGAAGGTAACTTCTTTCTGACAATTCTGGGTAGCTCTGGGAGCGGTAAAACAACTCTATTGAGAATTATCAGCGGTATACTCAAACCCGAAAGGGGCACGGTGGATGTTCACAGTGAGCGGCTTGGATTCGTTTTTCAGGACGACAGGCTCGTCCCTTGGTTAACGGCAGCTCAGAACATCTCTATTGTTGCTCCAGAAAGCAATCCGGTCGAATTTCTTTCATTTGTGGGACTGAAGGGGCAAGGAGACAAGTATCCTTCTCAGCTTAGCGGTGGAATGAGAAGGAGACTTAACATAGCAAGGGCACTGGCCTTCAATCCCGATCTCATTCTTATGGATGAGCCCTTTGGCTCCCTCGATATCGTCATAAAAGATAGCCTAATCGATGACATCCAGAAAATCTGGATCGATAGGAAGATCAGCGTAATTATGGTGACTCATGATCCATCCGAAGCAGCAAGACTCTCTACAGATATAATGCTTGTGCGGGACAAATTTTCGAAGATCGAGTCCATACACCTTGGAAATCCTGTTGAAAGAAGCCCGGATGAGAAAGATAAAATTGCCAGAGATCTGCTATCCAGAATGAAGGAATCTTCTTCATTTGTTCAATGA
- the cysK gene encoding cysteine synthase A — MISIDSLIGNTPIIRLRSLGDSSSIMLKIEKNNPGGSVKDRTVLGMILDAERSDILKSGMTIVEPTSGNTGIAIAMLSASRGYMSVIFMPESASIERVKLMEAFGAKVIRTPSDKGISGSYDEAKSFLQSNPGSIMLDQFNNDANPLFHFSTTGPEIFKQVNRELDAFICGMGTGGTVTGIGRYLKKEVQNIHIAGIEPAGSPFISQGRAGSHQIQGIGPGFRPKVLDLSVLDEVITVEDEEALSMMKWLHTKEGLMVGISSGANVAGALKLSQRGFKRIATIAPDTYERYLSMT, encoded by the coding sequence ATGATTTCTATTGATTCTCTAATAGGTAACACCCCGATCATTAGGCTTCGATCTCTTGGAGATTCTTCATCCATAATGCTTAAGATCGAGAAGAACAATCCCGGAGGAAGCGTAAAGGACAGAACAGTGCTTGGAATGATTCTTGACGCCGAGAGAAGTGACATTCTCAAAAGTGGAATGACTATAGTAGAGCCGACCAGCGGCAACACGGGAATTGCAATAGCAATGCTTTCGGCTTCCAGAGGTTACATGTCGGTTATTTTTATGCCCGAATCGGCAAGCATTGAACGAGTTAAGCTAATGGAAGCCTTTGGTGCTAAAGTGATAAGAACTCCATCTGATAAAGGGATATCCGGCTCATATGACGAAGCCAAGAGCTTTCTCCAGAGCAATCCGGGTTCAATAATGCTTGATCAGTTCAACAATGATGCTAATCCGTTGTTTCACTTCTCTACTACCGGTCCTGAGATTTTTAAGCAGGTCAACCGGGAGCTGGACGCCTTCATTTGCGGCATGGGAACGGGAGGAACAGTGACCGGAATTGGACGCTATCTCAAGAAGGAAGTTCAGAATATTCATATAGCCGGTATCGAACCTGCGGGTTCGCCCTTCATTTCACAGGGGAGAGCTGGCTCTCACCAAATTCAAGGAATCGGTCCCGGCTTTAGACCGAAAGTCCTCGACCTTTCAGTGCTGGACGAAGTAATCACCGTTGAGGACGAAGAGGCTCTATCTATGATGAAATGGCTCCACACAAAAGAGGGATTAATGGTTGGAATATCATCCGGAGCCAACGTTGCGGGAGCTCTAAAACTTTCCCAAAGAGGTTTCAAGCGAATCGCAACGATAGCTCCGGACACTTACGAGAGATATTTGAGTATGACTTAA